The Dunckerocampus dactyliophorus isolate RoL2022-P2 chromosome 1, RoL_Ddac_1.1, whole genome shotgun sequence genome has a segment encoding these proteins:
- the LOC129192483 gene encoding rho-related GTP-binding protein Rho6-like → MKERRLPQPFVTRCKLVLVGDVQCGKTAMLQVLAKDCYPETYVPTVFENYTACMELDGQRVELSLWDTSGSPYYNNVRPLCYSDSDAVLLCFDISRPDTIDNALKKWKAEIQDFCPSTRILLIGCKADLRTDVCTRMELSSQKQTPITHEQGCSWAKQLGAEAYLECSAFTSEKSIHSVFRAAALTCMDKLQPANKPSPVRRLSKRLLHLPSKTELLSSTFSKEKSKSCTIM, encoded by the exons ATGAAGGAGAGACGTCTCCCGCAGCCTTTTGTGACGCGGTGTAAACTAGTGCTGGTTGGAGATGTCCAATGCGGTAAAACAGCCATGCTACAAGTCCTGGCGAAGGATTGCTACCCAGAG ACATATGTCCCGACTGTGTTTGAGAACTACACTGCCTGTATGGAACTTGACGGCCAGCGTGTTGAGCTGAGTCTTTGGGACACATCAG GTTCCCCGTACTACAACAATGTCCGGCCCCTCTGCTACAGTGATTCCGATGCAGTCCTCTTATGCTTTGACATCAGCAGACCAGACACAATAGACAACGCGCTAAAGAAG TGGAAAGCAGAGATCCAGGACTTCTGTCCCAGCACACGGATCCTGCTAATAGGCTGCAAGGCAGACCTGCGCACAGATGTCTGTACACGCATGGAGCTGTCTAGTCAGAAACAGACGCCAATCACCCATGAGCAA GGTTGTTCCTGGGCCAAGCAGCTTGGAGCTGAGGCGTACCTGGAGTGTTCAGCCTTCACGTCAGAGAAAAGCATCCATAGTGTATTTCGTGCGGCGGCCCTGACCTGCATGGACAAACTTCAACCTGCAAACAAGCCCAGTCCAGTCCGCCGACTCTCCAAAAGACTCCTACACCTGCCCAGCAAGACAGAGCTCCTCTCCTCCACTTTCAGCAAGGAGAAGTCAAAGAGCTGCACCATCATGTGA
- the prim1 gene encoding DNA primase small subunit gives MPSSSDYDQASLPDLLPLYYRRLFPFAQYHRWLNYGGVQKNYFQNREFSFTLKDDIYVRYQSFTTQNELEKEMQKMNPYKIDIGAVYSHRPSQHNTVKSGSFQALEKELVFDIDMTDYDDVRSCCSAADICHKCWTLMTIAIRILDRALRDDFGFQHLLWVYSGRRGVHCWVCDESARKLSVSARSAVAEYLSLIKGGEETVKKVVLTDPIHPFIRESLTVVEDYFSMYALQDQDILGRKESVDKVLGLVPEDVRKELQQDFKNERKPENRWQLIVEQATRKQATAKKGQHFEKEIMLQYCYPRLDVNVSKGVNHLLKSPFSVHPKTGRISVPMNIKDLDKFDPFTVPTISLICEELDRARQCEATAEEEKVDGKENEKEAAEKRKIRDYKRTSLAKYIKYFDQFLDAVSQSWKGELLKKSDLQKEF, from the exons ATGCCGTCATCTTCAGATTATGACCAGGCCAGTCTGCCGGATTTACTACCGCTTTACTACCGACGACTGTTTCCATTCGCCCAGTACCACCGCTGGCTAAACTATGGAGGAG TGCAGAAGAACTACTTCCAGAACCGGGAGTTCTCCTTCACCCTCAAAGATGACATCTACGTCCGCTACCAGTCTTTTACCACGCAGAACGAGCTGGAGAAGGAAATGCAGAAAATGAATCCATACAAAATTGACATTGGAGCAGTCTACAGTCACAGA CCCAGTCAGCACAACACGGTGAAGTCTGGATCCTTCCAGGCTCTGGAGAAGGAGCTGGTGTTTGATATCGACATGACGGACTATGATGATGTCAGAAGCTGTTGCAG TGCTGCAGACATTTGTCACAAGTGCTGGACTCTGATGACCATCGCCATACGAATCCTGGACAGAGCTCTTCGAG ATGACTTTGGTTTCCAGCACCTCTTGTGGGTGTATTCTGGCAGAAGGGGGGTTCATTGTTGGGTGTGTGATGAATCTGCCAGGAAGCTTTCGGTATCCGCTCGATCTGCCGTGGCAGAATACCTCAGTTTGATTAAG GGTGGTGAAGAGACTGTAAAGAAAGTGGTGCTGACAGATCCAATTCATCCCTTTATCAG AGAGTCTCTGACAGTTGTGGAGGATTACTTTTCCATGTACGCGCTGCAGGACCAGGACATACTGGGACGCAAGGAGTCTGTTGACAAAGTGCTGGGCCTTGTGCCTGAAG ATGTTCGAAAAGAGTTACAGCAGGACTTCAAAAATGAGAGGAAACCGGAAAATCGGTGGCAACTCATCGTGGAACAAGCTACTAGGAAACAA GCAACTGCCAAGAAGGGTCAGCACTTTGAGAAAGAAATTATGTTGCAGTATTGTTACCCACGACTCGATGTGAATGTCAGTAAAGGGGTAAACCATTTGCTCAAGAGCCCTTTCAGTGTCCATCCTAAGACTG GGCGCATCTCCGTTCCCATGAATATCAAAGACCTGGATAAGTTTGATCCTTTCACTGTGCCCACTATCAG CCTGATCTGTGAAGAGTTGGATCGAGCCAGGCAATGTGAAGCAACAGCGGAGGAGGAAAAGGTAGACGGCAAGGAAAATGAGAAAGAAGCCGCAGAGAAACGAAAGATCAGAG ATTACAAAAGAACCAGCCTTGCAAAGTATATAAAGTACTTTGATCAGTTTCTGGATGCAGTATCTCAGTCGTGGAAAGGAGAACTTCTCAAAAAGAGTG aTCTTCAAAAGGAATTTTGA
- the naca gene encoding nascent polypeptide-associated complex subunit alpha yields MPGEATETVPVTEQEMQQPQVETGSGTESESDDSVPELEEQDSAQTQTQQAQVAAAAELDEEPVSKAKQSRSEKKARKAMSKLGLRQVTGVTRVTIRKSKNILFVITKPDVYKSPASDTYIVFGEAKIEDLSQQAQLAAAEKFKVQGEAVSNIQENTQTPTVQEESEEEEVDETGVEVKDIELVMSQANVSRAKAVRALKNNNNDIVNAIMELTM; encoded by the exons ATGCCTGGCGAAGCAACAGAAACTGTCCCTGTTACAGAGCAGGAGATGCAGCAGCCACAAGTGGAGACGG GCTCTGGCACAGAGTCGGAGAGTGACGACTCAGTCCCTGAGCTGGAGGAACAGGATTcagcacaaacacagacacagcAAGCCCAA GTTGCGGCTGCTGCTGAATTAGATGAGGAACCTGTCAGTAAAGCCAAACAGAGCCGCAGTGAAAAGAAAGCACGAAAG GCAATGTCAAAGCTTGGTCTCAGGCAGGTAACAGGTGTCACCAGAGTCACCATTCGCAAGTCCAAAAACATCTTGTTTGTCATAACCAAACCAGATGTATACAAGAGTCCTGCGTCAGACACATATATTGTATTTGGTGAAGCTAAG ATTGAAGATCTTTCTCAGCAAGCACAGCTGGCTGCTGCAGAAAAATTCAAGGTGCAGGGAGAAGCTGTATCAAATATCCAGGAAAATACACAGACGCCAACAGTACAGGAGGAGAGCGAAGAGGAAGAG GTTGACGAGACTGGAGTTGAAGTCAAGGACATTGAACTTGTCATGTCACAAGCTAACGTGTCACGGGCAAAGGCTGTGCGTGCcctgaaaaataacaacaatgacaTTGTCAATGCAATTATG gAGTTGACGATGTAA